The window TCGAATTCTGGTCGATGAAAATAATGAACAAGATATGTGGAGTGAAAATGATATTACTCCCTTTAGCCATAAAGATAATTGAGTATGATAATTCTTGGTATTGAAACTTCCTGTGATGAAACAGGTATTGCTATCTATGATGATGAACGAGGATTGCTTGCAAACCAACTCTACTCACAAATCAGTCTACATGCTGATTACGGCGGCGTAGTTCCTGAACTTGCCTCTCGTGATCATATTCGTAAAACGATTCCCTTAATTCAAGCAGCATTAAAAGAAGCAAATTTGACCAGTTCAGATATTAATGCAGTAGCTTATACCGCAGGACCTGGATTAATTGGAGCCCTACTTGTTGGAGCATCAATTGGTCGCTCTTTAGCGTACGCTTGGGGTGTGCCGGCTATAGCTGTTCATCATATGGAGGGACACCTATTAGCACCTATGCTGGAAGATAATCCACCAGAATTCCCATTTATTGCTTTATTAGTCTCTGGAGGCCATTCCCAACTAATTAAAGTGACGGAAATTGGTCAATATGAACTGTTAGGTGAGTCTATTGATGATGCTGCGGGTGAAGCATTTGATAAAACAGCAAAATTATTAGGATTGGACTATCCTGGTGGTGCAAAATTATCAAAACTAGCTCAGTTAGGGAATAGTCAACGGTTTACATTTCCTCGTCCAATGACGGATCGACCTGGGCTTGATTTTAGCTTTTCAGGTTTAAAGACCTTTGCAGCTAATACCGTTCACCAACATAGTCCACTTGATGAGCAAACTAGAGCGGATATTGCTCGAGCATTCGAAGATGCTATCGTTGATACATTAGTGATCAAATCTAAACGAGCACTTGAACAAACCGGTTATAAACGGTTAGTCATTGCGGGTGGAGTTAGTGCAAATTTGACATTACGACAAAAATTAGCTGAATTAATGCAAAAAAGACAAGGGCAGGTTTACTATCCAAGGCTAGCATTTTGTACCGACAATGGTGCCATGATTGCTTATGCGGGTATGGTACGATTTAAACACCAGCATATCGCGACTGATTTATCGATTACAGTAAAACCTCGTTGGTCATTAAGTGAGCTATCAACTGAGCCTAATTCAACCCTATAAATGATAATGAGAAACAACATGAAAACTTATATTCCAGGCAAAGATGCAGCACTTGAAGACTCAATTAACCATTTTGAAAAACTACTCAGTCACTATGATTTAGAAGCCAAAGAAGCGTCTTGGCTAAATCCGGTTCCCAATGTATGGTCAGTACATATCCAAAATAAAGCCTGTCCAATGTGCTTCACTAATGGTAAAGGAGCGAGTAAAAAAGCTGCGTTAGCCTCTGCATTAGGCGAATATTTTGAACGTTTATCAACCAATTATTTCTTTTCTGATTTTTACCTTGGAAAACAGGCCGCTAATGCTGATTTCGTCCATTACCCTAATGAAAAATGGTTTCCAATTGGCCCAAGTGATACCATACCTAAAGGTATTTTAAGTAAAAAATTATTAGCGTTTTACGATGCAAATGATGAACTGACTGCTAGCGACTTAATCGATCTACAATCTAGCAATCCAGAGCGGGGAATTTGTACGTTACCTTTTGAACAGCAATCTGATAGAAAAACAGTCTATGTTCCCGTTAATTTAATTGCCAATCTCTATGCTTCAAATGGTATGTCTGCTGGTAATACGATGTTTGAAGCCCGGGTACAAGGTTTATCTGAAGTCTTTGAACGTTATGTCAAAAATCGTATTATCACCGAAGCAATCAGCTTACCACTGATTCCTGACGTAGTATTACAACGTTATCCAAATACGGTAGAATCAATTAAAACCTTAGAACAAGAAGGTTTTCCGCTATTTTGCTTTGATGCTTCTTTGGGGGGACAATATCCGGTTATTTGTGTGGTACTATTTAATCCCAATAATGGTACTTGTTATGCTTCATTTGGTGCCCATCCTAATTTTGGTGTTGCATTAGAGCGAACTGTAACCGAGTTATTACAAGGACGTAGCTTAAAAGATTTAGACGTATTCTCTCCACCCTCTTTTGATAATGATGATGTTGCTGATTTAAGTAATCTTGAAACTCACTTTATTGACTCAAGTGGTTTAATCTCTTGGGATCTATTTAAACAAACGGCAGACTATGAGTTTGTTGAATGGTCTTTTACAAATAAAAGTGGTACAAATTCTACCGAACAAGAATTTCATGATTTAATGGCTATTATTAATCAGCAAGATGTTGAAGTGTTGATCATGGATTATCAGCATTTAGAGGTTTATGCTTGTCGTATCCTTGCTGTTGGAATGTCTGAAATCTATCCTCCAGAAGATCTACTCATTGCCAATAACAATATGGCTATCCACTGGCGGGATACCATCTTATCCTTACCAGAAAGTAAAT is drawn from Orbaceae bacterium BiB and contains these coding sequences:
- the ycaO gene encoding 30S ribosomal protein S12 methylthiotransferase accessory factor YcaO, with the translated sequence MKTYIPGKDAALEDSINHFEKLLSHYDLEAKEASWLNPVPNVWSVHIQNKACPMCFTNGKGASKKAALASALGEYFERLSTNYFFSDFYLGKQAANADFVHYPNEKWFPIGPSDTIPKGILSKKLLAFYDANDELTASDLIDLQSSNPERGICTLPFEQQSDRKTVYVPVNLIANLYASNGMSAGNTMFEARVQGLSEVFERYVKNRIITEAISLPLIPDVVLQRYPNTVESIKTLEQEGFPLFCFDASLGGQYPVICVVLFNPNNGTCYASFGAHPNFGVALERTVTELLQGRSLKDLDVFSPPSFDNDDVADLSNLETHFIDSSGLISWDLFKQTADYEFVEWSFTNKSGTNSTEQEFHDLMAIINQQDVEVLIMDYQHLEVYACRILAVGMSEIYPPEDLLIANNNMAIHWRDTILSLPESKLKAKEYLALIEQFDDDGLDDFARVRELLGLATGQDNAWYTLRVGELKAMLALAGKDLEQAKLWLDWTIEMNSSIFTPERNHAYRCLATLVDFMLMRDRKQFSDYQTAFNKMYGEECVTEMWQYATAKKSFFGLFNVDDNLTQFNAHQKLLQVYYKLHQAMK
- the tsaD gene encoding tRNA (adenosine(37)-N6)-threonylcarbamoyltransferase complex transferase subunit TsaD, which gives rise to MIILGIETSCDETGIAIYDDERGLLANQLYSQISLHADYGGVVPELASRDHIRKTIPLIQAALKEANLTSSDINAVAYTAGPGLIGALLVGASIGRSLAYAWGVPAIAVHHMEGHLLAPMLEDNPPEFPFIALLVSGGHSQLIKVTEIGQYELLGESIDDAAGEAFDKTAKLLGLDYPGGAKLSKLAQLGNSQRFTFPRPMTDRPGLDFSFSGLKTFAANTVHQHSPLDEQTRADIARAFEDAIVDTLVIKSKRALEQTGYKRLVIAGGVSANLTLRQKLAELMQKRQGQVYYPRLAFCTDNGAMIAYAGMVRFKHQHIATDLSITVKPRWSLSELSTEPNSTL